CTTAATACGGATTTTTACCACATCGCCCTTTATAGCACGTGGCACGAAGATTGTGAACTTGGCCACTTTGGCAATTCCATCGCCTTTGGAACCGACTGCTTCGATTTTAACTTCGTACTCCTTGCCCTCTTCAAGAGCGGCTACAGGAGCAGCAGCAGTAGCTTTCCTTTTCTTAACAGGTCTGTGGGCACCACATGCCGCACATTTCATCATCATGACGCGGTCCATCTTAACGAGTTGTGTGTCAGGACGGTTACATTCTGAACAAATCACGTACTCGTCAGCATAGGCGTCAATATTGGATTTGATGACGTTTGAAGGGAATTTACCCTGGAAGATGGCTCTCGCACCTTCTATCTTTCCCGCAGTACCCAGT
The DNA window shown above is from Methanohalophilus levihalophilus and carries:
- a CDS encoding translation initiation factor IF-2 subunit beta; its protein translation is MEDYEALLDRAIENLPDIETTDARFVIPDPKVFIEGKTTVLDNFGQIVSVLNREPDHLMKYLTRELGTAGKIEGARAIFQGKFPSNVIKSNIDAYADEYVICSECNRPDTQLVKMDRVMMMKCAACGAHRPVKKRKATAAAPVAALEEGKEYEVKIEAVGSKGDGIAKVAKFTIFVPRAIKGDVVKIRIKKISGNIAFSEVVQ